The following are encoded together in the Cynocephalus volans isolate mCynVol1 chromosome 4, mCynVol1.pri, whole genome shotgun sequence genome:
- the ZBED5 gene encoding zinc finger BED domain-containing protein 5: protein MIARLLCILSYNFNIFVILNVYSKLTMFCTTNSLPMDLLLKQGSLKQEVESFCYQIVSESSDQKVGVLQSEDEQLQASVSKKSEGELSRVKFMSNSNKITFSKKPKRRKYDESYLSFGFTYFGNRDAPHAQCVLCKKILSNSSLAPSKLRRHLETKHAAYKDKDISFFKQHLDSPENNKPPTPKIVNTDNESATEASYNVSYHIALSGEAHTIGELLIKPCAKDVVMRMFDEQYSKKIDAVQLSNSTVARRIKDLAADIEEELVCRLKICDGFSLQLDESADVSGLAVLLVFVRYRFNKSIEEDLLLCESLQSNATGEEIFNCINSFMQKHEIEWEKCVDVCSDASRAVDGKIAEAVTFIKYVAPESTSSHCLLYRHALAVKIMPTSLKNVLDQAVQIINYIKARPHQSRLLKILCEEMGAQHTALLLNTEVRWLSRGKVLVRLFELRRELLVFMDSAFRLSDCLTNSSWLLRLAYLADIFTKLNEVNLSMQGKNVTVFTVFDKMSSLLRKLEFWSSSVEEENFDCFPTLSDFLTEINSTVDKDICSAIMQHLRGLHSTLLKYFPVTNDNNAWVRNPFTVTVKPASLVARDYESLIDLTSDSQVKQNFSELSLNDFWSSLIQEYPSIARRAVRVLLPFATMHLCETGFSYYAATKTKYRKRLDAAPHMRIRLSNITPNIKRICDKKTQKHCSH, encoded by the coding sequence ATGATTGCTCGTCTTCTTTGTATCCTGTCTTATAATTTCAACATATTTGTGATACTCAATGTTTATTCTAAATTAACTATGTTTTGTACCACAAACTCATTGCCCATGGATTTGTTGCTGAAACAAGGAAGTCTTAAACAAGAAGTAGAATCTTTTTGTTATCAAATTGTATCTGAATCAAGTGATCAAAAGGTTGGAGTATTACAAAGTGAAGATGAACAGTTGCAGGCTTCAGTTTCCAAAAAATCAGAAGGTGAGCTTTCCAGGGTCAAGTTTATGTCCAATTCCAACAAAATAACATTTAGTaagaaaccaaaaagaagaaaatatgatgaAAGTTATTTGTCTTTTGGATTTACTTACTTTGGCAATAGAGATGCACCTCATGCTCAGTGTGTATTATGTaagaaaattttatcaaatagCTCTTTAGCCCCTAGTAAGCTTCGAAGACATTTGGAAACTAAACATGCTGCATATAAAGACAAAGACATAAGCTTTTTCAAGCAGCATCTTGATTCACCTGAAAATAATAAACCTCCAACACCTAAAATTGTCAATACAGATAATGAAAGTGCTACAGAGGCATCATACAATGTAAGTTACCATATAGCCCTAAGTGGAGAGGCTCATACTATTGGAGAATTACTTATCAAACCTTGTGCTAAAGATGTAGTGATGCGAATGTTTGATGAACaatatagtaaaaaaatagaTGCAGTACAACTATCAAACAGTACTGTTGCACGTCGAATTAAGGACTTAGCTGCTGACATCGAAGAAGAGCTTGTTTGTAGATTGAAAATTTGTGATGGGTTTTCACTGCAACTAGATGAATCAGCTGATGTTTCAGGACTTGCTGTCCTGCTTGTGTTTGTTCGTTATAGGTTTAATAAATCTATTGAGGAGGACCTACTCTTATGTGAATCTTTGCAGAGTAATGCTACTGGTGAAGAAATATTCAATTGCATCAACAGTTTTATGCAGAAACATGAAATTGAATGGGAAAAATGTGTTGATGTTTGTAGTGATGCTTCTAGGGCAGTGGATGGGAAAATTGCCGAGGCTGTCACCTTCATAAAATACGTGGCTCCGGAAAGCACCAGTAGTCACTGCCTGTTATATAGACATGCACTAGCAGTTAAAATAATGCCTACATCTCTAAAAAATGTGCTAGATCAGGCAGTACAAATCATCAATTATATTAAAGCTCGACCACATCAATCGAGACTACTAAAAATTTTATGTGAGGAAATGGGTGCACAGCACACAGCACTTCTTCTAAATACAGAGGTGAGGTGGCTTTCCCGAGGTAAAGTTCTTGTAAGACTTTTTGAACTTCGACGTGAACTGTTGGTTTTCATGGATTCTGCTTTTCGACTATCTGATTGTTTAACAAATTCATCATGGCTGCTAAGACTTGCATATCTTGCAGATATTTTCACTAAATTAAATGAGGTTAATCTGTCAATGCAAGGAAAAAATGTGACAGTTTTTACAGTGTTTGATAAAATGTCATCATTGTTAAGAAAATTGGAATTTTGGTCCTCATCTGTAGAAGAAGAAAACTTTGATTGTTTCCCTACACTTAGTGACTTTTTGACTGAAATTAATTCTACAGTTGATAAAGATATTTGCAGTGCCATCATGCAGCACCTAAGGGGTTTGCACTCTactctgttaaaatattttcctgtaaCAAATGATAATAATGCTTGGGTTAGAAATCCATTTACAGTAACTGTTAAGCCAGCCTCATTGGTAGCCCGGGATTATGAGAGCCTGATTGATTTAACATCTGATTCTCAAGTGAAACAAAATTTCAGTGAACTCTCACTAAATGATTTTTGGAGTAGCCTAATTCAGGAATACCCAAGCATTGCAAGACGTGCAGTTCGTGTACTTCTTCCTTTTGCTACAATGCACCTGTGTGAAACAGGGTTTTCATATTATGCTGCAACAAAAACGAAGTATAGGAAAAGACTTGATGCTGCACCTCATATGCGGATCCGACTTAGCAACATTACACCTAATATTAAGCGGATATGTGATAAGAAGACACAAAAACACTGTTCTCATTAA